In a genomic window of Bactrocera tryoni isolate S06 unplaced genomic scaffold, CSIRO_BtryS06_freeze2 scaffold_205, whole genome shotgun sequence:
- the LOC120780164 gene encoding uncharacterized protein LOC120780164: MANDYYANVTGVPSCSSSRWLTEEVFKLIDMVQHDEAIYNPRHKYYFCRPYVENFWREVDQKLEKNPGASLAKWTNLRISFRREYTNYLEEKIPPCWTYFDRMFFLHPYLRKKHTPPKSLDSQVQDALVRISSLSDRLQRERTAAVAANAAAALSGNNVTSDVHSSVLHSQQTHQQPIDNYLEYFDDAEPNNSDDLDDVMDDEQRNRFRHTDGHVHTLNNDIKSECDDVKSDVDDYEPEIAAVRQEEEDNELEEMEMRNFMMDSYASSSTTAIPLEDRRAQLRMQQFMRLQSRSYQDEFRIKRPRSRDSISSTHAIAAAGNSANTAGSSLHTNPHPSAPPIPPVSASGHTRMHSSQVSTATTHTNISLVRPTLAKPMELVSTTTSNSGHVGLSVGAGVSTGNALTNNPNNEADLNASSTSNTSNQVATTSTAMSHQHHQRHSTASHHTHNYSHHSAGGSANSHHRLEIASISSGTSGAGLSSSSAASAAVPVSTLVNAANTAAPPPTPQSHVELCDCKTDPDAMFLMSLLPDIQKLNGRDRGKIKIAFQNILQDYLYPD, encoded by the exons ATGGCGAATGATTACTATGCAAACGTAACTGGCGTCCCTTCGTGTTCATCCTCACGCTGGCTAACAGAAGAGGTTTTCAAGCTGATCGATATGGTGCAGCATGATGAGGCCATTTATAATCCGCGCCATAAATACTACTTTTGTCGACCATATGTAGAGAATTTCTGGCGTGAAGTTGATCAAAAACTTGAAAAGAATC CTGGCGCCAGCCTTGCAAAATGGACTAATTTGCGTATATCTTTTCGCCGCGAGTACACAAATTATCTAGAAGAAAAGATACCGCCCTGTTGGACTTATTTTGATCGCATGTTTTTCTTACATCCTTATTTAAGGAA aaaacataCACCACCCAAATCACTTGACTCACAAGTACAGGACGCCTTAGTACGTATCAGCTCTTTATCTGATCGTTTGCAGCGAGAGCGCACAGCAGCAGTGGCTGCCAATGCAGCTGCTGCTCTTAGCGGTAATAACGTTACAAGCGATGTACACTCGTCAGTTTTACATTCTCAGCAAACGCATCAGCAACCAATCGATAATTACTTGGAATATTTTGATGATGCCGAGCCGAATAATTCCGATGATTTAGATGATGTTATGGATGATGAGCAGCGAAATCGCTTTcgacatacagacggacatgtgCATACACTCAACAATGATATTAAATCGGAATGTGATGATGTTAAATCGGATGTTGATGATTATGAGCCAGAAATTGCTGCTGTGCGTCAAGAGGAGGAAGATAATGAACTTGAAGAGATGGAAATGCGTAATTTCATGATGGATTCATATGCCAGCAGCAGCACCACCGCAATTCCATTAGAAGATAGACGTGCACAACTACGTATGCAACAGTTTATGCGTTTGCAATCACGCTCATACCAAGATGAGTTTCGCATTAAGCGACCACGCTCGCGCGATAGCATAAGTAGCACACATGCTATTGCTGCTGCCGGCAATTCGGCTAATACAGCTGGAAGTAGTTTACATACTAATCCACACCCTAGCGCTCCTCCAATACCACCGGTTAGCGCTAGTGGCCATACACGCATGCATAGCTCCCAAGTCAGCACAGCAACAACTCATACAAATATATCCTTAGTACGACCAACGCTGGCAAAACCTATGGAATTGGTCAGCACTACCACAAGCAATTCTGGTCATGTCGGTCTCAGTGTTGGCGCTGGCGTTAGCACAGGCAATGCATTGACAAATAATCCAAATAACGAAGCAGATTTGAATGCGAGTAGTACATCGAATACAAGTAACCAGGTTGCAACAACTTCGACTGCTATGAGTCACCAGCATCACCAACGCCACTCAACTGCTAGTCATCACACACACAATTATAGTCATCATAGTGCCGGTGGCAGTGCTAACTCACATCATCGTTTAGAAATTGCCTCAATATCGTCTGGCACGTCTGGCGCTGGTTTGAGTAGCAGTAGTGCTGCAAGTGCAGCGGTACCGGTGTCAACATTAGTGAATGCAGCCAATACAGCAGCGCCTCCACCTACGCCTCAGTCACATGTGGAGTTATGTGACTGCAAAACGGATCCGGACGCTATGTTCCTCATGAGTTTACTGCCTGATATTCAAAAATTGAATGGGCGAGATCGTGGTAAAATTAAGATTGCCTTTCAAAACATACTGCAGGATTACTTGTATCCCGATTAG